The following proteins are encoded in a genomic region of Limosilactobacillus reuteri subsp. reuteri:
- a CDS encoding AEC family transporter yields MSIGQIFNQVVIIFLLMLLGAVIRKLGFLHPQSINDLTNITLYFLSPIVIIKAFEQPFSRSRFYQLLLLIAGVFLTYFVSILIAKLLFHKVKDQNIRQIATYGSIYSNNGFMGVPLAQGLFGSVGVFYAVASMIGFNVMSWTQGIGIFQKRQPHDWGTQLKKIILNPNIIAIIIGLFLFISSFRLPKLISGFIDYTSPAFTPLSMIVIGSNLANLSIKNIKLPTALWGSLFVRNIFFPILGTIILLLLGITGVPLFTTVILSACPVAGLVVLFTLQSNGDARPATVLMSISTILSLVTIPLVYWFASLW; encoded by the coding sequence ATGTCGATTGGGCAAATTTTTAACCAAGTCGTCATTATTTTCTTACTAATGCTTTTAGGAGCAGTTATTAGAAAGCTCGGATTTCTCCATCCACAATCAATTAATGATTTAACCAATATTACACTCTACTTTTTATCGCCAATCGTAATTATTAAGGCCTTTGAACAGCCGTTTTCGCGATCACGATTTTATCAATTATTACTATTGATTGCTGGTGTCTTTCTGACCTATTTTGTTTCAATTTTGATTGCAAAACTACTTTTTCATAAAGTAAAGGACCAAAATATTCGTCAAATTGCAACTTATGGAAGTATCTATTCTAATAATGGCTTTATGGGCGTTCCATTAGCACAAGGGCTTTTCGGAAGTGTGGGTGTCTTCTATGCCGTCGCTTCAATGATTGGTTTTAATGTCATGTCGTGGACTCAGGGAATTGGAATTTTTCAAAAACGGCAGCCTCATGATTGGGGAACACAGTTAAAGAAAATTATTTTAAATCCTAATATTATTGCTATTATTATTGGTCTTTTCCTATTCATTAGTTCTTTTCGGTTGCCAAAATTAATTTCTGGTTTTATTGATTACACCAGTCCAGCGTTTACTCCACTATCAATGATTGTCATCGGAAGTAATCTTGCAAACCTAAGTATTAAAAATATCAAATTACCAACTGCACTCTGGGGAAGTCTCTTCGTAAGGAATATTTTCTTCCCGATTCTAGGAACAATTATCTTATTATTATTGGGAATTACTGGTGTTCCACTCTTCACCACAGTAATTCTTAGTGCATGTCCAGTAGCAGGATTAGTCGTTCTTTTTACCTTACAATCAAATGGGGATGCACGGCCAGCAACCGTCTTAATGAGTATTTCAACCATTTTGAGTTTAGTAACTATTCCATTAGTCTATTGGTTTGCTAGTCTATGGTAA
- a CDS encoding dihydrofolate reductase family protein, which yields MNKPYIIVHMMTSVDGRIDCEMTAQLAGEPEYYSTLDSLDVPTRISGRVTAETELTRGGKFNPQNKEILGKTDFAKNAIADSYNIIVDTKGTLQWGKENGNNFSHLIITSEQVTKDYLDYLNRQNISWIATGKDQIDLAKAMEILADEFNIDRLAIVGGGKINGGFLEAGLVDEISILIGAGADGRTGQPSLFDGRPESSRPIALQLKDVTSFDDGAVWLRYLVK from the coding sequence ATGAATAAACCATATATTATCGTCCATATGATGACATCAGTTGATGGACGAATTGATTGTGAAATGACGGCCCAATTAGCCGGTGAACCCGAATACTATTCTACATTGGACAGTTTAGATGTTCCTACAAGGATTAGTGGACGTGTTACTGCAGAAACCGAATTGACACGTGGTGGTAAATTTAATCCGCAAAACAAAGAAATCCTTGGTAAAACTGACTTTGCTAAAAATGCAATTGCTGATAGTTATAATATCATTGTCGACACTAAGGGAACTTTACAATGGGGCAAGGAAAATGGTAATAACTTCTCTCACCTAATTATTACGAGTGAACAAGTTACGAAAGATTACCTTGATTACCTCAATCGTCAAAATATTTCATGGATCGCAACTGGGAAAGATCAAATTGATCTAGCCAAGGCAATGGAAATCCTTGCTGATGAATTCAATATTGACCGTTTAGCAATTGTTGGTGGCGGAAAAATCAATGGCGGTTTCCTGGAAGCGGGATTAGTTGATGAAATCAGTATTTTAATTGGGGCTGGTGCCGATGGGCGAACCGGTCAACCAAGCCTTTTTGATGGCCGTCCAGAAAGCAGTCGTCCAATCGCTCTGCAATTAAAAGATGTTACAAGTTTTGATGATGGAGCGGTCTGGTTACGGTATTTGGTTAAGTAA